The proteins below come from a single Chloroflexota bacterium genomic window:
- a CDS encoding alcohol dehydrogenase catalytic domain-containing protein, with the protein MKAALLYGPRDIRQADVAKPEPDPGEVVVRVRATGICGSDLHMYTGDRPADYPQILGHEFAGDVAAVGEGVQGLAPGDRVTAEPNFSCGACIYCREGLPNLCVNRVGMAINWPGTLAEYAKVPARFVWRIPDGMSYRQAALVEPLMVAVHAVRRGRVRVGDTVAVLGCGAIGLLTVAAAKVAGARVFAVDIVPEKLALARRMGAEATFNGRDADALERIRALTPAGQGPLVVFETAGVGATVQQAVELVRGGGRVVLVGLSTRPAPVVPMAVARRELEILGSFIYYAGEFDIGIRLIASGTVDAEALVGMAVGLDQADAAFRAAESGAVAKAMVEP; encoded by the coding sequence ATGAAAGCGGCTTTGCTCTACGGCCCGCGCGACATCCGCCAGGCCGACGTGGCCAAACCGGAGCCTGACCCCGGAGAGGTCGTCGTTCGGGTGCGGGCCACGGGCATCTGCGGGTCTGATTTGCACATGTACACAGGCGACCGTCCTGCGGACTACCCGCAGATTCTGGGCCACGAGTTCGCGGGCGATGTGGCGGCGGTGGGGGAAGGCGTGCAGGGCCTGGCGCCCGGCGACCGCGTAACGGCGGAGCCGAATTTCTCCTGCGGTGCGTGCATCTATTGCCGCGAAGGGCTGCCCAACCTGTGCGTGAACCGCGTGGGCATGGCGATCAACTGGCCGGGCACGCTGGCGGAATATGCGAAGGTTCCCGCCCGATTCGTGTGGCGTATCCCCGACGGGATGTCGTATCGCCAAGCCGCGCTGGTGGAGCCGCTCATGGTGGCGGTGCACGCGGTGCGGCGGGGGCGCGTGCGGGTGGGCGACACGGTGGCCGTCCTGGGCTGCGGGGCCATCGGGCTGTTGACCGTGGCCGCGGCGAAGGTGGCGGGGGCGCGCGTGTTCGCCGTGGACATCGTGCCCGAGAAACTGGCCCTGGCGCGCCGGATGGGGGCCGAGGCGACCTTCAACGGGCGCGATGCTGACGCGCTGGAGCGGATTCGCGCGCTCACACCGGCAGGCCAGGGGCCGCTCGTGGTGTTTGAGACGGCGGGCGTGGGCGCCACGGTGCAGCAGGCGGTGGAACTGGTGCGGGGCGGCGGACGGGTCGTGCTGGTGGGCCTCTCCACACGCCCTGCGCCGGTGGTGCCGATGGCGGTGGCGCGCAGGGAGTTGGAGATTCTCGGCTCGTTCATCTACTACGCGGGCGAGTTTGACATCGGCATTCGGCTCATCGCCAGCGGCACCGTTGACGCCGAGGCGCTGGTGGGGATGGCGGTGGGCCTGGATCAGGCCGACGCGGCGTTCCGCGCTGCGGAGTCGGGCGCGGTGGCGAAGGCGATGGTGGAGCCGTAG
- a CDS encoding metal-sulfur cluster assembly factor, producing the protein MPTEQEIREALRPVIDPEIGMSVVDLGMIREVVVQGDQVEIKMVLTAPFCPLANFLTEQVRLAAESVPGVKEAKVTLLQERWDPSWMQR; encoded by the coding sequence ATGCCAACCGAGCAAGAGATTCGCGAAGCGTTGCGTCCCGTGATAGACCCGGAGATCGGGATGAGCGTCGTGGATTTGGGCATGATCCGCGAGGTCGTGGTTCAGGGCGACCAGGTGGAGATCAAGATGGTGCTGACTGCGCCGTTCTGCCCCCTGGCCAACTTCCTCACCGAGCAGGTGCGGCTGGCAGCGGAGTCCGTGCCCGGGGTCAAGGAGGCGAAGGTTACCCTGCTCCAGGAGCGATGGGATCCCTCATGGATGCAGCGGTAG
- a CDS encoding DegV family protein encodes MARIAVVTDSAACIPEDLRREYNIHVVPFELVWNGRSYHDGVDITPTEVYRRLRELRDENSWPTTSQPALGTFANLYAELSTQADGIVSIHVPDELSGTLHTARLAAEQAATVPVRVIDARTAAIAEGFVVLAAARAAAAGKNLEEVAAEAEATIPRVGLYATLESLEYLHRGGRIGEAAAMLGARLRIHPILYLAEGRVKVAGVTRNRRQALERILNLMEERVGSRPMCAAAFHADAADDAVWIEARVRERFDCQEFYVTEFTPVMGVHTGPGVIGLAFCARDKSSRD; translated from the coding sequence ATGGCCCGAATCGCAGTCGTAACCGATAGCGCCGCGTGCATTCCCGAGGACCTGCGGCGCGAGTACAACATCCATGTCGTGCCGTTTGAGTTGGTGTGGAACGGCCGGAGTTACCATGACGGCGTGGACATCACGCCCACCGAGGTGTACCGGCGCCTGCGGGAACTGCGGGATGAAAACTCCTGGCCCACGACCTCGCAGCCGGCCCTGGGCACGTTCGCCAACCTGTACGCGGAGTTGAGCACGCAGGCGGATGGGATCGTGTCCATCCACGTCCCCGACGAACTCAGCGGCACGCTGCACACGGCCCGACTTGCCGCCGAGCAGGCGGCGACGGTGCCTGTGCGGGTCATTGACGCCCGCACGGCGGCCATCGCCGAAGGGTTCGTGGTGCTGGCTGCGGCGCGCGCCGCGGCCGCCGGCAAGAACCTGGAGGAAGTGGCAGCGGAAGCGGAAGCCACCATCCCCCGCGTAGGACTCTACGCCACCCTGGAAAGCCTTGAGTACCTGCACCGGGGTGGGCGCATCGGCGAGGCGGCGGCCATGTTGGGCGCGCGCCTGCGCATCCACCCCATCCTCTACCTGGCCGAGGGCCGTGTCAAGGTCGCCGGCGTAACGCGCAACCGACGCCAGGCGCTGGAGCGCATCCTGAATCTCATGGAGGAGCGCGTCGGCAGTCGCCCGATGTGCGCCGCCGCCTTCCATGCCGACGCCGCCGACGACGCCGTATGGATAGAGGCCAGGGTGCGCGAACGGTTTGACTGCCAAGAGTTCTACGTTACCGAGTTCACCCCCGTCATGGGGGTGCACACCGGGCCGGGCGTCATCGGCCTGGCCTTCTGCGCACGAGATAAATCAAGCAGAGACTGA
- a CDS encoding glycerol-3-phosphate acyltransferase, whose translation MAYLMGSTPTSYLAGRWLKGIDLRRYGSGTVSGTGVYYHVSRPAVVLVGLLDIAKVWLPTWLGLRWGLGLGAALAAGLAAMIGHNWPIYLNFHGGRGHSSILGLMLAVFPWAFPWLLAFMAVGRLVGQTALFSLAGIATLPFLVAFAGQPSAVVWASVAMLGITIAKRLEANRRPLPPPGPERRRVLLRRLLLDRDVSTRDAWDQRRPADTAQPPAEKENPWPESQS comes from the coding sequence ATGGCCTACCTGATGGGCTCCACACCCACATCGTACCTCGCGGGGCGCTGGCTCAAAGGCATAGACCTACGCCGCTACGGCAGCGGCACCGTCAGCGGCACGGGCGTGTACTACCACGTCTCGCGGCCCGCCGTCGTCCTGGTCGGCCTGCTGGACATCGCCAAGGTGTGGCTCCCAACGTGGCTGGGCCTGCGCTGGGGGTTGGGCCTGGGCGCGGCGCTAGCGGCGGGGCTGGCCGCCATGATCGGCCACAACTGGCCCATCTACCTCAACTTCCACGGGGGGCGCGGTCATAGCAGCATCCTCGGCCTCATGCTCGCGGTGTTCCCCTGGGCATTCCCCTGGCTCCTGGCGTTCATGGCCGTGGGGCGGCTCGTGGGGCAGACGGCGCTCTTCTCGCTGGCAGGCATCGCCACCTTGCCCTTCCTCGTCGCCTTCGCGGGGCAGCCCTCGGCGGTCGTCTGGGCCAGCGTCGCCATGCTGGGCATCACCATCGCCAAGCGGCTGGAAGCCAACCGCCGCCCTCTGCCCCCGCCAGGGCCGGAGCGCCGCCGCGTCCTGCTGCGCCGCCTGCTTCTGGATCGCGATGTGTCCACGCGGGACGCCTGGGATCAGCGCCGGCCCGCCGACACAGCGCAACCGCCCGCAGAAAAGGAGAACCCATGGCCCGAATCGCAGTCGTAA
- the rplU gene encoding 50S ribosomal protein L21 → MYAVVETGGKQYKVQVGQTIEVDKLPFAVGEKVSLDKVLLVATDKGVKVGNPNVEGAKVEATVTLQDAYRKILVFKYRPKKRYRRKLGHRQEFTRLRIDRIEA, encoded by the coding sequence GTGTACGCGGTTGTTGAGACCGGCGGAAAGCAATACAAAGTCCAAGTCGGTCAGACGATTGAAGTGGACAAGTTGCCCTTTGCCGTTGGCGAGAAGGTCAGCCTGGACAAGGTTCTCCTCGTGGCGACGGATAAGGGCGTAAAGGTTGGGAATCCGAACGTGGAAGGCGCCAAGGTAGAGGCTACCGTTACTCTGCAGGACGCCTACCGCAAGATTCTGGTGTTCAAGTATCGGCCCAAGAAGCGGTATCGGCGGAAATTGGGCCACCGGCAAGAATTCACACGGCTGCGCATTGACCGCATTGAGGCGTAG
- the rpmA gene encoding 50S ribosomal protein L27 produces MAHKKGGGSSRNGRDSQAKRLGVKRFDGQLVSSGTILVRQRGTKIHPGQNVGMGGDYTLFATIDGYVRFEDIRGNRKRVSVYPERQ; encoded by the coding sequence ATGGCTCACAAGAAGGGAGGCGGCTCCAGCCGCAACGGACGCGACAGCCAGGCCAAGCGCCTTGGTGTGAAGCGATTTGACGGGCAGTTGGTATCGTCCGGGACCATCCTCGTGCGCCAGCGCGGCACGAAGATTCACCCTGGGCAGAACGTGGGCATGGGCGGTGATTACACGCTCTTCGCCACCATTGACGGCTACGTGAGGTTTGAGGATATCAGGGGCAACAGGAAGCGCGTGAGCGTGTACCCGGAGAGGCAGTAG
- the rpmE gene encoding 50S ribosomal protein L31, whose product MKKGIHPKYYPNAKVICSCGNTWTTGSTKPEIHTDLCNVCHPFFTGEQRIVDTAGQVDRFVKRLEAKEEFEAAARQRAEAAIREKEERKRRRRMIFAEKESQDSGTESGEAQADEA is encoded by the coding sequence ATGAAAAAGGGCATTCATCCGAAATACTATCCCAACGCGAAGGTCATTTGCTCCTGTGGCAATACGTGGACAACCGGTTCCACCAAGCCGGAGATTCACACCGACCTGTGCAATGTGTGCCACCCGTTTTTCACGGGCGAGCAGCGCATTGTGGACACGGCGGGGCAAGTGGACCGCTTTGTGAAGCGCCTTGAGGCGAAAGAGGAGTTTGAGGCAGCGGCCCGGCAGCGCGCCGAAGCGGCCATCCGCGAGAAGGAAGAGCGCAAGCGCCGCCGCCGTATGATCTTTGCGGAGAAGGAATCGCAGGATTCTGGCACGGAGAGCGGTGAAGCGCAAGCCGATGAGGCCTAG
- a CDS encoding thymidine kinase, giving the protein MFHPHTGGWIEVICGSMFSGKTEELIRRVKRATIARQKVQVFKPALDTRYNAEKVSSHNGMHFDARVVRQAADILALVEDDTDVVAVDEVQFFDWSIADVCAELADRGKRVIVAGLDMDFRGEPFGPMPLLMAQAEVVDKLQAICVRCGGSASRTQRLINGRPANYDDPVIMVGAAEVYEARCRACHEVPGKPGPDVEGRR; this is encoded by the coding sequence ATGTTCCATCCCCACACAGGCGGCTGGATTGAGGTGATCTGCGGGAGCATGTTCAGCGGCAAGACCGAGGAACTCATCCGCCGCGTCAAGCGGGCCACCATCGCGCGCCAGAAGGTGCAGGTGTTCAAGCCTGCCCTGGACACGCGCTACAACGCCGAGAAGGTCTCGTCGCACAACGGGATGCACTTTGACGCGCGGGTCGTGCGGCAGGCGGCGGACATCCTCGCGCTGGTGGAGGACGACACCGACGTGGTGGCGGTGGACGAGGTGCAGTTCTTTGACTGGAGCATCGCGGACGTGTGCGCCGAACTGGCCGACCGGGGTAAGCGCGTCATTGTGGCCGGGCTGGACATGGATTTCCGCGGCGAACCCTTTGGCCCCATGCCCCTGCTGATGGCCCAGGCCGAGGTGGTGGACAAGTTGCAGGCCATCTGCGTGCGTTGCGGTGGGTCGGCCAGTCGCACCCAGCGGCTCATTAACGGCCGCCCCGCCAACTACGACGACCCCGTCATCATGGTGGGCGCGGCGGAGGTGTACGAGGCGCGATGCCGCGCCTGCCACGAGGTGCCCGGCAAGCCTGGCCCCGACGTGGAAGGCCGGCGGTAG